The Christiangramia flava JLT2011 region GAATAAAAGAATTATATTCGGAAGCGAGTGTTTTAGATGAATATCTAAATTTTATCCCGAAGTTTTGAAAGATTTCAATTACATCAATAACCAGTTCTATATCCGTATGCTGTTACTGCATATCGGGTATGGATTTGTGATCTATCTCTTCCCAAGTCTAGCTAAGATTATATTGATGGGAATCATGGCTTCTTTCCTGTTTGTGATCATCGACCGAAAAAATAAAGGGAACGAAGCACTCATGGCTGCTGCCTACATAGCCGGAGGAGAGGTCTTTTTTAGACAGACCAGTGCTGTAGTTTTCTATGAAACGGGAAAATATGCAGTCATTCTTTTTTTGCTTATTGGGATGTTCTTTAAGGGAGCTTCTTCCAAAACGGTTCCTTACTGGCTTTATCTCTTAATGTTATTTCCCGGGGTAGTGGTGGCATCTATGACCATTAGTTACGATGGAGACTTCAGAAAACTTGTGGCTTTTAATATTAGTGGTCCTGTATGTCTAGGAGTTTCAGCTCTTTATTGTTATTATAAGAAGATCAAAAGGGAAGATTTCCAACGAGTATTGTTAATGATGTTAATGCCTTTAGTCGCACAAATGATGTACCTGTATTTTTACACTCCAAGCATGGATGATGTTCGGATTAGTCTTTCAGGGAACTACGCTGCTACTGGAGGATTTGGACCCAATCAAATATCCAGTGTCTTAGGGTTGGGAGTATTTTTATTATGTACACGCTTGTTTTCCATTAGGGATCGACTTATTAATACTATAGATATGCTACTTCTGATTATGATGGGGTATCGAGCCTTAATTACATTTTCAAGAGGAGGAGTGCTTACCGCGATTGTTTGTGTAGTATGTTTTTTAATCTTTTTTTATTACAAGCAAGATGCCAAACGAATTGAAGGTACCAATATTCGAATATTTGCTATGGGAGCACTATTTCTTGTGGTATGGTTCTTTTCATCCATGAAGACTTCAGGTTTAATTTTTAATCGTTATACTAACAGAAATGCTGCAGGAGAGTTAAAAGAAGATATTACCACCGGAAGAGTTGAAATTATAGAAACTGAACTTACGGCATTTTATCATCATCCTATTACCGGTATTGGGGTAGGAAAAGGGAGGGAGTATAGAAAAGAACATTTAGGAATAGGAATTAATACCCATAATGAAATCAGTCGTTTGCTTTCTGAACATGGAATTCTTGGGATAGTTGCATTATGTATCCTTATATTTGTACCGATAGTTTTTTGGTTCAAGTTTCAAAATAATTACTATTTTCTCGCTTTTGTAGCGTTCTGGTTTTTGACGATTAACCATTCGGCGATGAGAATTGCCCAACCAGCTTTCGTATATGGACTTGCATTATTATATATCGTAGATGAAAAAAAGAATCCTGTACATAGGAAACGACTTGCAAGTCAATAGTTTTACCGCTACTTATATTTCATTTTTCAGTAAAATGCTGCGTAAGGAAGGCTATACGGTTCGTACAGCTTCCACCAGGAACAATAAAGCTTTAAGATTGGCTGAAATGCTGGCATTGATCGCTCGATATAAGAAAAGCACCGATATCGTTTTGATCGATACTTATGGCGCCATGAATTTTTACTATGCCTATCTCGTTGGTCAAGCTTGTTCCCTTCTGAAACTGGAGTATATCCCCATTCTTCATGGCGGTAACTTACCGGAAAGACTGGAAAATTCACGAAAATTGAGCAGAAGCCTTTTCGGAAATGCGAAAATGAATGTCGCTCCTTCTCATTATTTATTCGATATTTTTCAGCAATATGGGTTTCAGAATACGCAAATTATTCCGAATTCGATCAATTCTGAAAATTATCCGTTTGAGGAACGTACGCAATTCAGCCCACGCTTGTTATGGGTAAGGCGTTTTCAAAAACGTTATAACCCTATGATGGCTTTGCAGGTTTTGCAAATCATTCAGAAAGATTTTCCGCAGGCCAGTATGTGCATGGTGGGGCCGGAAAAAGACGGCAGTATGGTGGCTTGTAAGAAACTGGCAAAAAAGCATCATCTCGATGTTAAATTTACAGGAAAACTGAAGAAAAAACAGTGGGCAAAACTGAGCAGGAACTATGATTTTTTTATCAATACCACCTCCATCGACAATACACCTATAAGTGTGATCGAAGCCATGAGCCTGGGATTGCCTGTTATTAGCACCAATGTTGGCGGAATGCCTCAACTTATTGAAAATGGTAAGGACGGGATTCTTGTCCCGGAAGAGGATCCGGAAACTATGGCAAGGGAAATAGTAAAATTACTACAGGATCAAAAAGAAGCCGCCAGGCTTGCCCGGGCAGCGCGGGAAAAAGTAGATGCATTTGATTGGAAACAGGTTCGCGAACAGTGGAACAGGCTTCTTGCCTTGTGAAAAACATTTTGTACATAGGTAACCGGCTGGAAAAATCAGGAAAAACTCCTACCAGTGCTGACGTTCTTCCCGGCAAACTCCGAAAAGAAGGATTCAGTATAAAAGTGGTTTCCAGTAATCCGAACAAATTTTTACGCCTTCTCGAAATGATTTTTGCCATTTTCCGATTAAAGAATTGGGTGGATTTTATCATTATCGATACGTACAGTACTTCCAATTTTTGGTATGCGGTGACCTGCGGAAAAATAGCCTATTTTTTGCGAATTCCTGTAATTTTTCTGTTGCATGGGGGCAATCTTCCAACTCGATTTTCCCAATCTTCTCCGGCTGTATTAAAGATTTTCCGAAAAGCTCATCGTCTCGTTGCGCCTTCGGAATACCTCTTTAAAAATTTTCAAGATTTCAATTTTCAAAATCTGAAAATGATCCCTAATTCCCTGGAACTTGAAAATTATCATTTTTCTTCACGCTTTTCTGAAATTCCGCATATTCTATGGCTTCGTGCCTTTGATGAAACCTATAATCCTGTAATGGCCCTTGAGGTTTTTAAAATTGTTCAGAAAAAATTTCCAGATGTGACCATGAAAATGCTTGGCCCAGATAAAGACGGAAGTTTACGGCGAATTCAGGCAATTGTCCAAAAAGAAAATCTCTCTATAGAACTACCGGGAAAATTGTCCCGTGAAAGCTGGCTACAGTTAACGCGCGAATGCAATGTTTTTTTGAACACCAGCAGGATAGATAACATGCCGGTTAGTGTTCTGGAAGCGATGGCCTTAGGTTTACCGGTGATTTCTACCAATGTTGGCGGGTTGCCGTATCTTATCGAAAATGGAGAGAATGGTTTACTGGTCATTTCCGGAGATGCTGAAAAAATGGCCGGGCAGGTGATAAAAATTTTTCAGGATGAAAACCAGTATAGCACCTTAGTGCAAAATGGTCGGCATACCGCCGAGCACTATTCTTGGCAAAAAGTGAAAGGGTTTTGGTTGGAATTACTTGGGTAATTATTCTATATTTATCCCCGAGCCTTTCGAAATCAGCCAGCCATGTCGCAGAAACCCCTTTTCCACTTTGAGGTATCCGAGCGAAAACTCCTGCTTCGGTTGTTTGATGCTGTCGCTGTGTTATTGACGCTAGCCGTGGTGGGGGTGATATTTCAGTTTGATTACTTCCGCATAAATGGTGATAACTGGGTGTGGACCTTCGTGTTGGTGGTTTACCTGAATTTTTTCGCCAATGTATTTGAACTTTACGATCTTCAGAAGGCTGATCGGTTTGATACCGTCGTGAAAAATATCATTTTAACGACCAGCCTGGTCGTGCTATTTTATATTCTCACGCCATTTTTTACGCCCAGCTTACCAGAAAACCGACTCCAAATCATCTTTTTCTATCTATCCATTTTAGGAGCATTGCTGTTATGGAGGTCTTTGTACGTCAGTCTCATTTCATCTCCGCGGTTTTACAAAAGAGTGCTGGTCGTGGGAGATTCTTTTGATATTAAATTGATAGCGCAGGCTCTTCAGAAGTCTGATCCCAATTACGTGGTGGTGGGTTATATCAATACCGATTACAGTATTAAGACGAAGCTGGATAAAGAGGACCTGATTCGGTTTGAAATTGAGGAGTTTGATGAAGCCATTAAAAAGCATCATATCAATGAGATCGTAGTGGCGAGTGCCTACCAAAAGGGCCTTATGCTCAGCCTTTATAATAAATTAAGCGACCTGCTGAAAGCCGGTTTCCCGATACGTGATTATACGCAGGTTTATGAAGAAATCACACATCGTATCCCGGTTCAGAACGTGGATAAGGATTTCTATAAGTATTTTCCGTTTAGCCGAAGCAACCAGAATAAGTTCTACATCTTTATTTTCCGTATTATCGATATTATCGTTTCTATCTTCGGAATTATTTTCGGGGTCTTTTTCATCCCGATTGTCGTTATTGGGAATCTGGTGGCAAATCGGGGAAAACTATTTTATTTTCAGGAGCGCGTAGGGAAATACGGGGAAGTATTTAAAATTGTGAAACTGCGTACAATGATCAAAGATGCAGAATCTGAAGGTCCTCAATTTGCTCAAAAAGATGATTTTCGGGTCACCCGCTTCGGAAGATTTCTTCGACGGTCTCGAATAGATGAAATTCCCCAGTTTTACAATGTTTTGATGGGCGATATGAGTCTCATAGGTCCACGGCCAGAAAGACCAGTTTTTGTCAAAGAATTGTCAGAAATGATTCCTTTTTATGATACGCGGCACGTGGTAAAACCCGGGCTAACAGGTTGGGCTCAGGTAATGGCCAATTATGGCGATAGCTTTGATGACAGCCTCGAAAAACTTCAGTATGATTTGTATTATATCAAACATCGTGGCGTATTTCTCGATCTCAACATCATCTTGAAAACGCTTAGTACCGTCATATTTTTCCGAGGCCAGTAGATTAAATTCCCGGGCGATTCCGGTGATATTTTATGATCGCGAACAGAAAAATGAAAATGGCCAGAAAGCTGGCAATTCGAGATAGGTAATTCCCGTACCTATCGTAAAAGGTCAATTCCGGATTGATTCCAATTTGCCCTGTAACCACTCCAGTTTTTTCATAACCCAATTCGGAAATGACATCTCCACGACCGTTTATGATTGCCGAAATCCCCGTATTAGCGCTTCGGGCAACATATTTATGACTTTCAACAGCACGAAGCCGGGCGTAGCTCAAATGCTGCCTGTGGCCCTGGGTATCGCCCCACCAGGCATCATTGGTGATAATGCTTAAAAAATCAGCTCCATTTTTCACATAATTTGTCACGTATTCGCCGTAAACCGACTCATAGCAAATGATTGGTGCAGTAGCGAGGCTATCTTTGAGGTAAAAAACCTCACGATCTGGCTGAGTGGTTTTCATAGCCACAGTTCCGCCAAGGTCGATCATAATATCTCCCAGCAGAGGTTTTAAAATATCCTGATAAGGGAAATTTTCAACTCCTACCACCAGTTTCGATTTGTTGTAAATTGGAATCGAATCCTGGTTATTTTGAACAAAAAACGCGGAATTATAATCATCATACCAGTCCATTGGACCAATCTGGTTGGATTGCTTCTGAACCTTTGAAGGGTCTGCGAATCGATCGTACAAAGAAATTCCACCTAAAAATGAAGGTTTGGACGCAAGTTTGCTGATCTGGCTTCCAAAGTATACCGCTTCAGACCTGTTGAAATTGGTAAGTCGCGTACCATCTGCAAAAACCGTTTCCGGAGCGAGGACCAGGTCGGTGGAATCGGTGATATGGTCTTTCGTGAGTTTCAGCAATAATTGGCCAATTCTGGAATCGGTTGTATTGTATTTTTCGGTGTACGGATTGATGTTTGGTTGCAGGATCAGCACATTGATTTTTTCTTTTGGCTCCTCATACTTGTAATATTTCAGTAAGGAAATTCCGATAGGGACAAGAATTAAGAGCACTAGTTTCAGAATCCCTCTGAAAATAATTGGCTTTTCCTGAAATTCATGATAAAGCAGGATGCTTCGGAAAATAGTTAAATTTACCAACCAGATCCACAGGGTGCCGCCAAAAGTACCAGTTATATCGTACCACTGCACCCAGCTGATATATTCTGAAAAAACATTTCCGAGGTTGAGCCAGGGCCAGGAAAAATCCCAGTTTAGGTGAATTTGCTCAAAAACCATCCAGATACAGGTAAGAAAGGTTGCTGCAGCCCCAAAACCCGTGCGTTTTGCCACGATATGATACATGAGGAAAGCAAAGCTCATCAGGAGTGAATTGACCAGGATGGCGAAAGCCCCGCCGAAAGGTGTGGAAAAATAGATCCAATATGTGGTAACGAGATTCCAGATAAAAAAACTGGAGTAAGCAACCCCGAAAACCTTGAGTTTTCCATGCTTTTTTGAAAAATTCCTAATCCTGAATTCTGCTAAGAGCAATGGGATGAAAGCGAAAAAAATAAGTAGTGGAAAACCGTAAGTTGGCCACGAAACTGCTAGTAAGAGGCCGCTCGATACAGCGTATAAAAAATTTCTCATGGAATGCAATTCTACTCAAAAATAGGGAAGTTTGAAGGATTCGACAGCAATAAGGCAGCTACTCTAACAATAATTTTAGAGGAAATTGCAGGCAAAAGCTTAGATTAGTGTTCAAATTGAAAAATCTTCAGAATTGAAAAAGCACATTCCGAACTTTATAACGCTACTGAATTTGTTAAGCGGCTGTATTGCCATCTTGTTCGCTGTAAAGGGAAACCTGGTGATGGCAGCGGTTTTTGTTGCCGCTGGGATATTCTTTGATTTTTTTGACGGATTGGCAGCCAGGAGCTTAAATGTTAAAAGTGATGTTGGCCTTCAATTAGATTCGCTGGCCGATGTGGTGACTAGTGGTGTTGTGCCGGGAATTGTGATGTATCAGTTGATGAGCAGGGCTTTACTGAACAGTGGAGAAACCGGCAGGGACTGGACCTTTAGCGGTATGGAATTTCCTTTTGAGCCTGTGGCATTAATTGGCCTGTTCATTACCCTTGCTTCAGCTTTGCGCCTGGCCAAATTCAATGTAGACGATCGTCAAACCGATTCATTCATCGGGTTGCCAACTCCGGCAAATACCCTCTTAATCCTGAGCTTACCGTTGATCCTGACCTTTCAGCCGTCACCATGGATTTCTGCCCTGGTTTTGAATATCTGGGTGTTAATGGGGCTTACAGTCTTAAGCTGCTATTTGTTGAATGCGGAATTACCATTGTTCGCCCTGAAATTTTCTGACTGGGCATTTGCGAAGAACAAGATGCGTTATTTCTTTTTGATTGCCTGCCTGGTGCTTATCATACTCTTAAAGTTTTTGGCAATCCCCGCGATCATCCTGCTGTACGTTTTACTTTCTGTTTTTCAAAATAGGAGTAGGGTCTAATTTCTCGGATATTAAATTTAATTGAAGATTTAGCTGAACGCCGCTCATAATGTCCATATTTGCGAAAGGCCAGGCTTTCATATCTTTCCTTTTCTCAACCAGGTTCTGGAATGTCTCTGCGTATTCATCGGTTAGCGCATTTTTCGAATAATAATCCTGCATATTATCAGAAACTTCTGGCTGAAAGTATATGTCTGCCCAGTTCATACCCTTGAAAAATTTCGCTCTTCCGGTTTTACTCTTGGAACTCATCAGTTTTTTGGTCAATAGATCATCTATTTTAGATCGAATT contains the following coding sequences:
- the lnt gene encoding apolipoprotein N-acyltransferase — encoded protein: MRNFLYAVSSGLLLAVSWPTYGFPLLIFFAFIPLLLAEFRIRNFSKKHGKLKVFGVAYSSFFIWNLVTTYWIYFSTPFGGAFAILVNSLLMSFAFLMYHIVAKRTGFGAAATFLTCIWMVFEQIHLNWDFSWPWLNLGNVFSEYISWVQWYDITGTFGGTLWIWLVNLTIFRSILLYHEFQEKPIIFRGILKLVLLILVPIGISLLKYYKYEEPKEKINVLILQPNINPYTEKYNTTDSRIGQLLLKLTKDHITDSTDLVLAPETVFADGTRLTNFNRSEAVYFGSQISKLASKPSFLGGISLYDRFADPSKVQKQSNQIGPMDWYDDYNSAFFVQNNQDSIPIYNKSKLVVGVENFPYQDILKPLLGDIMIDLGGTVAMKTTQPDREVFYLKDSLATAPIICYESVYGEYVTNYVKNGADFLSIITNDAWWGDTQGHRQHLSYARLRAVESHKYVARSANTGISAIINGRGDVISELGYEKTGVVTGQIGINPELTFYDRYGNYLSRIASFLAIFIFLFAIIKYHRNRPGI
- a CDS encoding CDP-alcohol phosphatidyltransferase family protein translates to MKKHIPNFITLLNLLSGCIAILFAVKGNLVMAAVFVAAGIFFDFFDGLAARSLNVKSDVGLQLDSLADVVTSGVVPGIVMYQLMSRALLNSGETGRDWTFSGMEFPFEPVALIGLFITLASALRLAKFNVDDRQTDSFIGLPTPANTLLILSLPLILTFQPSPWISALVLNIWVLMGLTVLSCYLLNAELPLFALKFSDWAFAKNKMRYFFLIACLVLIILLKFLAIPAIILLYVLLSVFQNRSRV
- a CDS encoding O-antigen ligase family protein, which gives rise to MKDFNYINNQFYIRMLLLHIGYGFVIYLFPSLAKIILMGIMASFLFVIIDRKNKGNEALMAAAYIAGGEVFFRQTSAVVFYETGKYAVILFLLIGMFFKGASSKTVPYWLYLLMLFPGVVVASMTISYDGDFRKLVAFNISGPVCLGVSALYCYYKKIKREDFQRVLLMMLMPLVAQMMYLYFYTPSMDDVRISLSGNYAATGGFGPNQISSVLGLGVFLLCTRLFSIRDRLINTIDMLLLIMMGYRALITFSRGGVLTAIVCVVCFLIFFYYKQDAKRIEGTNIRIFAMGALFLVVWFFSSMKTSGLIFNRYTNRNAAGELKEDITTGRVEIIETELTAFYHHPITGIGVGKGREYRKEHLGIGINTHNEISRLLSEHGILGIVALCILIFVPIVFWFKFQNNYYFLAFVAFWFLTINHSAMRIAQPAFVYGLALLYIVDEKKNPVHRKRLASQ
- a CDS encoding glycosyltransferase family 4 protein, with amino-acid sequence MKKRILYIGNDLQVNSFTATYISFFSKMLRKEGYTVRTASTRNNKALRLAEMLALIARYKKSTDIVLIDTYGAMNFYYAYLVGQACSLLKLEYIPILHGGNLPERLENSRKLSRSLFGNAKMNVAPSHYLFDIFQQYGFQNTQIIPNSINSENYPFEERTQFSPRLLWVRRFQKRYNPMMALQVLQIIQKDFPQASMCMVGPEKDGSMVACKKLAKKHHLDVKFTGKLKKKQWAKLSRNYDFFINTTSIDNTPISVIEAMSLGLPVISTNVGGMPQLIENGKDGILVPEEDPETMAREIVKLLQDQKEAARLARAAREKVDAFDWKQVREQWNRLLAL
- a CDS encoding glycosyltransferase family 4 protein, translating into MKNILYIGNRLEKSGKTPTSADVLPGKLRKEGFSIKVVSSNPNKFLRLLEMIFAIFRLKNWVDFIIIDTYSTSNFWYAVTCGKIAYFLRIPVIFLLHGGNLPTRFSQSSPAVLKIFRKAHRLVAPSEYLFKNFQDFNFQNLKMIPNSLELENYHFSSRFSEIPHILWLRAFDETYNPVMALEVFKIVQKKFPDVTMKMLGPDKDGSLRRIQAIVQKENLSIELPGKLSRESWLQLTRECNVFLNTSRIDNMPVSVLEAMALGLPVISTNVGGLPYLIENGENGLLVISGDAEKMAGQVIKIFQDENQYSTLVQNGRHTAEHYSWQKVKGFWLELLG
- a CDS encoding exopolysaccharide biosynthesis polyprenyl glycosylphosphotransferase, producing MSQKPLFHFEVSERKLLLRLFDAVAVLLTLAVVGVIFQFDYFRINGDNWVWTFVLVVYLNFFANVFELYDLQKADRFDTVVKNIILTTSLVVLFYILTPFFTPSLPENRLQIIFFYLSILGALLLWRSLYVSLISSPRFYKRVLVVGDSFDIKLIAQALQKSDPNYVVVGYINTDYSIKTKLDKEDLIRFEIEEFDEAIKKHHINEIVVASAYQKGLMLSLYNKLSDLLKAGFPIRDYTQVYEEITHRIPVQNVDKDFYKYFPFSRSNQNKFYIFIFRIIDIIVSIFGIIFGVFFIPIVVIGNLVANRGKLFYFQERVGKYGEVFKIVKLRTMIKDAESEGPQFAQKDDFRVTRFGRFLRRSRIDEIPQFYNVLMGDMSLIGPRPERPVFVKELSEMIPFYDTRHVVKPGLTGWAQVMANYGDSFDDSLEKLQYDLYYIKHRGVFLDLNIILKTLSTVIFFRGQ